A genome region from Macaca fascicularis isolate 582-1 chromosome 3, T2T-MFA8v1.1 includes the following:
- the CLDN8 gene encoding claudin-8: MATHALEIAGLFLGGVGMVGTVAVTVMPQWRVSAFIENNIVVFENFWEGLWMNCVRQANIRMQCKIYDSLLALSPDLQAARGLMCAASVMSFLAFMMAILGMKCTRCMGDNEKVKAHILLTAGIIFIITGMVVLIPVSWVANAIIRDFYNPIVNVAQKRELGEALYLGWTTALVLIVGGALFCCIFCCNEKSSSYRYSIPSHRTTQRSYHMEKKSPSVYSRSQYV, from the coding sequence ATGGCAACCCATGCCTTAGAAATTGCTGGGCTGTTTCTTGGTGGTGTTGGAatggtgggcacagtggctgtcACCGTCATGCCTCAGTGGAGAGTGTCGGCCTTCATTGAAAACAACATCGTGGTGTTTGAAAACTTCTGGGAAGGACTGTGGATGAATTGCGTGAGGCAGGCTAACATCAGGATGCAGTGCAAAATCTATGATTCCCTGTTGGCTCTTTCTCCGGACCTACAGGCAGCCAGAGGACTGATGTGTGCTGCTTCCGTAATGTCCTTCTTGGCTTTCATGATGGCCATCCTTGGCATGAAATGCACCAGGTGCATGGGGGACAATGAGAAGGTGAAGGCTCACATTCTGCTGACAGCTGgaatcatcttcatcatcacgggcatggtggtgctcatcCCTGTGAGCTGGGTTGCCAATGCCATCATCAGAGATTTCTATAACCCGATAGTGAATGTTGCCCAAAAACGTGAGCTTGGAGAAGCCCTCTACTTAGGATGGACCACTGCACTCGTGCTCATTGTTGGAGGAGCCCTgttctgttgtattttttgttgcAACGAAAAGAGCAGTAGCTACAGATACTCGATACCCTCCCATCGCACAACCCAAAGAAGTTATCACATGGAAAAGAAGTCACCGAGCGTCTACTCCAGATCTCAGTATGTGTAG